In Salmonella enterica subsp. enterica serovar Typhimurium str. LT2, a single window of DNA contains:
- the purA gene encoding adenylosuccinate synthetase (similar to E. coli adenylosuccinate synthetase (AAC77134.1); Blastp hit to AAC77134.1 (432 aa), 99% identity in aa 1 - 432) encodes MGNNVVVLGTQWGDEGKGKIVDLLTERAKYVVRYQGGHNAGHTLVINGEKTVLHLIPSGILRENVTSIIGNGVVLSPSALMKEMKELEDRGIPVRERLLLSEACPLILDYHVALDNAREKARGAKAIGTTGRGIGPAYEDKVARRGLRVGDLFDKETFAEKLKEVMEYHNFQLVNYYKAEAVDYQKVLDDTMAVADILTSMVVDVSDLLDQARQRGDFVMFEGAQGTLLDIDHGTYPYVTSSNTTAGGVATGSGLGPRYVDYVLGILKAYSTRVGAGPFPTELFDETGEFLCKQGNEYGATTGRRRRTGWLDTVAVRRAVQLNSLSGFCLTKLDVLDGLKEVKLCVAYRMPDGREVTTTPLAADDWKGVEPIYETMPGWSESTFGVKDRSGLPQAALNYIKRIEELTGVPIDIISTGPDRTETMILRDPFDA; translated from the coding sequence ATGGGTAACAACGTCGTCGTACTGGGCACCCAATGGGGTGACGAAGGTAAAGGAAAGATCGTCGATCTTCTGACTGAACGGGCTAAATATGTTGTACGCTACCAGGGCGGTCACAACGCAGGCCATACTCTCGTAATCAACGGTGAAAAAACCGTTCTCCATCTTATTCCATCAGGTATTCTTCGCGAGAATGTAACCAGCATCATCGGTAACGGTGTTGTGCTGTCTCCGAGCGCGCTGATGAAAGAGATGAAAGAACTGGAAGACCGTGGCATCCCCGTTCGTGAGCGTCTGCTGCTGTCTGAAGCCTGTCCGCTGATCCTTGATTATCACGTTGCGCTGGATAACGCGCGTGAGAAAGCGCGTGGCGCGAAAGCGATCGGCACCACCGGGCGTGGAATCGGGCCTGCTTATGAAGATAAAGTGGCACGTCGCGGTCTGCGTGTTGGTGACCTTTTCGACAAAGAAACCTTCGCTGAAAAACTGAAAGAAGTGATGGAATATCACAACTTCCAGTTGGTTAACTACTACAAAGCTGAAGCGGTTGATTACCAGAAAGTTCTGGATGATACGATGGCTGTTGCCGACATCCTGACTTCTATGGTTGTTGACGTTTCGGACCTGCTCGACCAGGCGCGTCAGCGTGGCGATTTCGTCATGTTTGAAGGTGCGCAGGGTACCCTGCTGGATATCGACCACGGTACTTATCCGTACGTAACTTCTTCTAACACCACTGCAGGTGGCGTGGCGACCGGTTCCGGCCTGGGCCCGCGTTATGTTGATTACGTTCTGGGTATCCTCAAAGCTTACTCCACTCGCGTAGGTGCGGGTCCGTTCCCGACCGAACTGTTTGATGAAACCGGCGAGTTCCTCTGCAAGCAGGGTAACGAATATGGCGCTACTACCGGCCGTCGTCGTCGTACCGGCTGGCTGGACACCGTTGCCGTTCGTCGTGCGGTACAGCTGAACTCCCTGTCTGGCTTCTGCCTGACCAAACTGGACGTGCTGGATGGCCTGAAAGAGGTGAAACTCTGCGTGGCTTACCGTATGCCGGATGGTCGCGAAGTGACTACCACTCCGCTGGCAGCTGACGACTGGAAAGGTGTAGAGCCGATTTACGAAACCATGCCGGGCTGGTCTGAATCCACCTTCGGCGTGAAAGATCGTAGCGGTCTGCCGCAGGCGGCGCTGAACTACATCAAGCGTATTGAAGAACTGACCGGCGTGCCGATTGATATTATTTCTACCGGCCCCGATCGTACTGAGACGATGATTCTGCGCGACCCGTTCGACGCGTAA
- the yjeT gene encoding putative inner membrane protein (similar to E. coli orf, hypothetical protein (AAC77133.1); Blastp hit to AAC77133.1 (65 aa), 89% identity in aa 1 - 65) yields the protein MNSTIWLALALVLVLEGLGPMLYPGAWKKMVSALAQLPENVLRRFGGGLVVAGVVVYYMLRKTIG from the coding sequence ATGAATTCAACAATCTGGTTGGCGCTTGCTCTGGTATTAGTCCTCGAAGGGCTGGGACCGATGCTGTATCCCGGCGCATGGAAAAAAATGGTTTCGGCACTGGCGCAACTGCCGGAAAATGTTTTACGTCGTTTTGGCGGCGGACTTGTGGTCGCGGGAGTTGTGGTCTACTACATGTTGAGGAAAACGATTGGCTGA
- the yjfH gene encoding putative tRNA/rRNA methyltransferase (similar to E. coli orf, hypothetical protein (AAC77137.1); Blastp hit to AAC77137.1 (243 aa), 97% identity in aa 1 - 243), with product MSEMIYGIHAVQALLERAPERFQEVFILKGREDKRLLPLIHALESQGVVIQLANRQYLDEKSDGAVHQGIIARVKPGRQYQENDLPDLIALHDRPFLLILDGVTDPHNLGACLRSADAAGVHAVIVPKDRSAQLNATAKKVACGAAESVPLIRVTNLARTMRMLQEENIWIVGTAGEADHTLYQSKMPGRMALVMGAEGEGMRRLTREHCDELISIPMAGSVSSLNVSVATGICLFEAVRQRT from the coding sequence ATGAGCGAAATGATTTACGGCATCCACGCAGTGCAGGCCCTGCTGGAGCGCGCCCCTGAACGTTTTCAGGAAGTCTTTATTTTAAAAGGCCGTGAAGATAAACGTCTGTTGCCGCTGATCCACGCCCTTGAGTCCCAGGGCGTGGTTATCCAGCTGGCAAACCGCCAATATCTCGACGAGAAAAGCGACGGTGCCGTGCATCAGGGTATTATCGCTCGCGTGAAACCAGGCCGGCAGTATCAGGAAAACGATCTGCCGGATCTGATCGCATTACACGATCGCCCTTTTTTGTTGATCCTCGATGGCGTCACCGATCCGCATAATCTTGGCGCCTGTCTGCGCAGCGCCGATGCTGCAGGCGTACATGCGGTAATCGTGCCGAAAGACCGCTCCGCGCAACTTAACGCGACGGCGAAGAAAGTCGCCTGCGGCGCAGCGGAAAGCGTGCCGTTGATCCGCGTCACCAACCTGGCGCGCACGATGCGCATGTTGCAGGAAGAGAATATCTGGATTGTCGGAACGGCGGGCGAGGCTGACCATACGCTGTATCAGAGCAAAATGCCTGGCCGCATGGCGCTGGTCATGGGCGCAGAAGGTGAAGGTATGCGTCGTCTGACCCGTGAGCACTGCGATGAGCTGATCAGCATTCCTATGGCCGGTAGCGTGTCGTCGCTGAATGTCTCTGTGGCGACCGGGATTTGTCTGTTTGAAGCCGTTCGCCAGCGCACCTGA
- the hflX gene encoding putative GTP-ase (ogether with HflCK possibly involved in phage lambda cII repressor stability; similar to E. coli GTP - binding subunit of protease specific for phage lambda cII repressor (AAC77130.1); Blastp hit to AAC77130.1 (426 aa), 96% identity in aa 1 - 426) — protein sequence MFDRYDAGEQAVLVHIYFSQDKDMEDLQEFESLVSSAGVEAMQVITGSRKAPHPKYFVGEGKAVEIAEAVKATGAAVVLFDHALSPAQERNLERLCECRVIDRTGLILDIFAQRARTHEGKLQVELAQLRHLATRLVRGWTHLERQKGGIGLRGPGETQLETDRRLLRNRIVQIQSRLEKVEKQREQGRQSRIKADVPTVSLVGYTNAGKSTLFNQITEARVYAADQLFATLDPTLRRIDVADVGETVLADTVGFIRHLPHDLVAAFKATLQETRQATLLLHVVDAADVRVQENIEAVNTVLEEIDAHEIPTLMVMNKIDMLDDFEPRIDRDEENKPIRVWLSAQSGVGIPQLFQALTERLSGEVAQHTLRLPPQEGRLRSRFYQLQAIEKEWMEEDGSVSLQVRMPIVDWRRLCKQEPALIEYVI from the coding sequence TTGTTTGACCGTTATGATGCCGGTGAGCAGGCGGTACTGGTACACATCTATTTTTCGCAAGACAAAGATATGGAAGACCTCCAGGAGTTTGAATCTCTGGTCTCTTCCGCCGGTGTCGAAGCAATGCAGGTGATTACCGGTAGCCGTAAAGCACCGCACCCGAAGTACTTTGTAGGTGAAGGTAAGGCAGTTGAAATTGCGGAAGCCGTGAAAGCGACTGGCGCAGCGGTCGTATTGTTTGATCATGCATTGAGTCCAGCCCAGGAGCGAAACCTGGAGCGTTTGTGCGAGTGCCGGGTTATCGATCGCACCGGTCTTATCTTAGATATTTTTGCCCAACGTGCTCGTACCCATGAAGGTAAGTTGCAGGTTGAGCTGGCGCAGCTACGCCATCTGGCTACGCGTCTGGTGCGTGGCTGGACCCACCTTGAACGTCAGAAAGGCGGGATTGGTTTGCGCGGTCCGGGTGAAACCCAGCTCGAAACCGACCGTCGTTTACTGCGTAATCGCATTGTGCAGATTCAGTCGCGCCTGGAGAAAGTTGAGAAGCAACGTGAGCAGGGGCGGCAGTCGCGCATCAAGGCCGACGTTCCGACGGTATCGCTGGTGGGCTATACCAACGCCGGAAAATCCACCCTTTTTAATCAGATCACTGAAGCGCGGGTCTATGCGGCAGATCAGCTATTTGCGACGCTGGACCCCACATTACGTCGTATTGATGTAGCGGATGTCGGTGAAACCGTTCTGGCGGATACGGTAGGCTTTATCCGCCATTTACCGCACGATCTGGTGGCTGCCTTTAAAGCTACCCTGCAGGAGACGCGTCAGGCGACGCTGCTGCTGCATGTGGTCGATGCGGCGGATGTTCGTGTGCAGGAAAACATCGAGGCGGTAAACACCGTTCTTGAAGAGATTGACGCTCACGAAATCCCCACCTTAATGGTGATGAACAAAATCGATATGCTGGACGACTTTGAACCGCGTATCGACAGAGATGAAGAGAATAAACCCATCCGCGTTTGGCTTTCAGCGCAAAGCGGCGTGGGAATACCACAGCTTTTTCAGGCTTTGACGGAGCGTCTTTCCGGCGAGGTGGCGCAGCATACGCTGCGTTTGCCGCCGCAGGAAGGGCGTCTGAGAAGCCGGTTTTATCAGCTTCAGGCAATAGAAAAAGAGTGGATGGAGGAAGACGGTAGCGTCAGTCTGCAGGTACGAATGCCGATTGTCGACTGGCGTCGCCTCTGTAAACAAGAACCGGCGTTGATCGAATACGTGATCTAG
- the hflK gene encoding component of modulator for protease specific for FtsH phage lambda cII repressor (associates with HflC; similar to E. coli protease specific for phage lambda cII repressor (AAC77131.1); Blastp hit to AAC77131.1 (419 aa), 93% identity in aa 1 - 419), whose translation MAWNQPGNNGQDRDPWGSSKPGSNSGGNGNKGGRDQGPPDLDDIFRKLSKKLGGFGGGKGTGSGGGSSSQGPRPQLGGRIVAIAAAAVVIIWAASGFYTIKEAERGVVTRFGKFSHLVEPGLNWKPTFIDDVTPVNVEAVRELAASGVMLTSDENVVRVEMNVQYRVTDPQKYLFSVTSPDDSLRQATDSALRGVIGKYTMDRILTEGRTVIRSDTQRELEETIKPYNMGITLLDVNFQAARPPEEVKAAFDDAIAARENEQQYIREAEAYTNEVQPRANGQAQRILEEARAYKTQTILEAQGEVARFAKILPEYKAAPQITRERLYIETMEKVLSHTRKVLVNDKSGNLMVLPLDQMLKGGNAPAAKSDNSASNLLRLPPSTKSNASGASNTSSSNQGDIMDQRRANAQRNDYQRQGE comes from the coding sequence ATGGCGTGGAATCAGCCCGGTAATAACGGACAGGACCGCGACCCGTGGGGAAGCAGCAAACCTGGCAGCAACTCTGGGGGAAATGGAAACAAAGGTGGCCGCGATCAGGGACCTCCCGATCTGGATGATATCTTCCGTAAGCTGAGTAAAAAACTCGGTGGTTTTGGGGGCGGTAAAGGCACCGGTTCCGGCGGCGGTAGCTCATCGCAAGGCCCACGTCCGCAACTGGGAGGCCGTATTGTCGCCATCGCCGCGGCGGCAGTAGTCATTATCTGGGCGGCCAGCGGTTTTTATACCATTAAAGAAGCCGAGCGCGGCGTTGTGACGCGTTTTGGTAAATTCAGCCATCTGGTAGAGCCAGGTCTGAACTGGAAGCCGACATTTATTGACGACGTCACGCCGGTGAACGTCGAAGCGGTGCGCGAACTGGCGGCGTCAGGCGTGATGCTGACGTCTGATGAAAACGTCGTGCGCGTTGAAATGAACGTGCAATACCGCGTCACCGATCCGCAGAAATATCTGTTTAGCGTGACCAGCCCGGACGATAGCCTGCGTCAGGCCACCGACAGCGCGCTGCGTGGCGTCATTGGTAAATACACGATGGATCGCATCCTGACCGAAGGTCGTACCGTTATTCGTAGCGATACCCAACGCGAGCTGGAAGAGACTATCAAACCGTACAACATGGGGATTACCCTGCTGGACGTGAACTTCCAGGCTGCGCGCCCGCCGGAAGAGGTGAAAGCCGCCTTTGACGACGCGATTGCCGCACGTGAAAACGAGCAGCAGTACATTCGTGAAGCGGAAGCGTATACCAACGAAGTTCAGCCGCGCGCCAACGGTCAGGCGCAGCGTATTCTGGAAGAGGCACGCGCCTATAAAACCCAGACTATCCTGGAAGCGCAGGGTGAAGTCGCCCGGTTTGCGAAGATTTTGCCGGAATATAAAGCCGCGCCGCAGATTACACGCGAGCGTCTGTATATTGAAACGATGGAAAAAGTGCTGAGCCATACCCGTAAAGTACTGGTTAACGACAAGAGCGGTAATTTAATGGTGCTGCCGTTAGATCAGATGCTGAAAGGCGGGAATGCGCCGGCGGCAAAGAGCGACAATAGCGCCAGCAACCTGCTGCGCCTGCCGCCGTCCACAAAGTCTAACGCCAGCGGAGCAAGCAACACGTCGTCCTCAAATCAGGGCGATATTATGGACCAACGCCGCGCGAATGCGCAGCGTAACGACTACCAGCGTCAGGGGGAATAA
- the hflC gene encoding component of modulator for protease specific for FtsH phage lambda cII repressor (associates with HflK; similar to E. coli protease specific for phage lambda cII repressor (AAC77132.1); Blastp hit to AAC77132.1 (334 aa), 95% identity in aa 1 - 334) — MRKSVIAIIIIVLVVLYMSVFVVKEGERGITLRFGKVLRDDENKPLVYAPGLHFKIPFIESVKMLDARIQTMDNQADRFVTKEKKDLIVDSYIKWRISDFSRYYLATGGGDISQAEVLLKRKFSDRLRSEIGRLDVKDIVTDSRGRLTLEVRDALNSGSAGTDDEVATPAADDAIAEAAERVTAETKGKVPVINPNSMAALGIEVVDVRIKQINLPTEVSEAIYNRMRAEREAVARRHRSQGQEEAEKLRAAADYEVTKTLAEAERQGRIMRGEGDAEAAKLFADAFSQDPDFYAFIRSLRAYEKSFEGNQDVMVLSPDSDFFRYMKTPSSTTR; from the coding sequence ATGCGTAAGTCAGTTATTGCGATTATCATCATCGTGCTGGTAGTGCTCTACATGTCCGTCTTTGTGGTCAAAGAGGGCGAGCGCGGCATTACGCTGCGTTTTGGTAAAGTTCTGCGTGACGATGAGAACAAACCGCTGGTTTACGCGCCGGGTCTGCACTTTAAGATCCCGTTTATTGAATCAGTGAAAATGCTTGATGCGCGTATCCAGACGATGGATAACCAGGCCGATCGCTTTGTGACTAAAGAGAAGAAAGACCTGATTGTCGACTCCTACATCAAATGGCGTATCAGCGACTTTAGCCGTTACTATCTGGCGACCGGCGGCGGCGATATTTCGCAAGCCGAAGTGCTGTTAAAACGTAAGTTCTCGGACCGTTTGCGTTCTGAGATTGGTCGCCTGGACGTAAAAGACATCGTGACCGATTCTCGTGGTCGTCTGACTCTGGAGGTGCGCGACGCGCTGAACTCCGGTTCAGCCGGTACCGATGATGAAGTAGCGACCCCGGCGGCGGATGACGCGATTGCCGAAGCGGCGGAACGCGTCACGGCGGAAACCAAAGGTAAAGTACCGGTCATCAACCCGAACAGTATGGCGGCGTTGGGTATCGAAGTGGTCGATGTGCGTATTAAGCAGATCAACCTGCCGACCGAGGTTTCTGAGGCGATTTACAACCGTATGCGCGCCGAGCGTGAAGCGGTCGCGCGTCGTCATCGCTCACAAGGTCAGGAAGAAGCGGAAAAACTGCGTGCGGCTGCTGACTATGAGGTGACGAAAACTCTGGCGGAAGCCGAGCGTCAGGGGCGTATCATGCGTGGTGAAGGTGATGCTGAAGCCGCGAAGCTGTTTGCCGACGCGTTCAGCCAGGACCCTGATTTCTACGCGTTCATTCGTAGTCTGCGCGCTTACGAGAAGAGCTTCGAAGGTAATCAGGACGTGATGGTACTGAGCCCGGACAGCGATTTCTTCCGCTACATGAAGACACCGAGTTCGACGACACGCTAA
- the vacB gene encoding putative exoribonuclease (similar to E. coli putative enzyme (AAC77136.1); Blastp hit to AAC77136.1 (827 aa), 95% identity in aa 15 - 827), producing the protein MSQDPFQEREAEKYANPIPSREFILEHLTKREKPASREELAVELNIEGEEQLEALRRRLRAMERDGQLVFTRRQCYALPERLDLLKGTVIGHRDGYGFLRVEGRKDDLYLSSEQMKTCIHGDQVLAQPLGADRKGRREARIVRVLVPKTSQIVGRYFTDAGVGFVVPDDSRLSFDILIPPEDVMGARMGFVVVVELTQRPTRRTKAVGKIVEVLGDNMGTGMAVDMALRTHEIPYIWPQAVEQQVAGLKEEVPEEAKVGRVDLRDLPLVTIDGEDARDFDDAVYCEKKRGGGWRLWVAIADVSYYVRPPTPLDREARNRGTSVYFPSQVVPMLPEVLSNGLCSLNPQVDRLCMVCEMTISAKGRLTGYKFYEAVMSSHARLTYTKVWHMLQGDQDLREQYAPLVKHIEELHNLYKVLDKAREERGGISFESEEAKFIFNAERRIERIEQTQRNDAHKLIEECMIMANISAARFVEKAKEPALFRIHDKPTTEAITSFRSVLAELGLELPGGNKPEPRDYAELLESIADRPDAEMLQTMLLRSMKQAIYDPENRGHFGLALQSYAHFTSPIRRYPDLSLHRAIKYLLAKEQGNKGNTTETGGYHYSMEEMLQLGQHCSMAERRADEATRDVSDWLKCDFMLDQVGNVFKGVIASVTGFGFFVRLDELFIDGLVHVSSLDNDYYRFDQVGQRLIGESGGQTYRLGDRVEVRVEAVNMDERKIDFSLISSERAPRNVGKTAREKAKKGESKNAGKRRQVGKKVNFEPDSAFRGEKKAKPKAAKKDARKAKKPSAKTQKIAAATKAKRAAKKKAAE; encoded by the coding sequence ATGTCACAAGATCCTTTCCAGGAACGCGAAGCAGAAAAATACGCGAATCCTATCCCGAGCCGGGAATTTATCCTCGAACATTTAACGAAACGTGAAAAACCGGCCAGTCGCGAAGAACTGGCCGTAGAACTGAATATTGAAGGCGAAGAGCAGCTTGAAGCCTTGCGTCGCCGCCTGCGCGCGATGGAGCGCGACGGACAACTGGTCTTTACCCGCCGCCAGTGCTATGCGCTGCCGGAACGCCTCGACCTGCTGAAAGGCACCGTGATCGGTCATCGTGATGGTTACGGTTTCTTACGTGTCGAAGGCCGCAAAGACGATCTGTATCTTTCCAGCGAGCAAATGAAAACCTGTATTCATGGCGATCAGGTGCTGGCGCAGCCGCTGGGCGCCGATCGTAAAGGTCGCCGCGAAGCGCGTATCGTCCGTGTACTGGTACCGAAAACCAGTCAGATAGTCGGGCGTTATTTCACCGATGCGGGCGTCGGCTTTGTGGTGCCGGACGACAGCCGCCTAAGCTTCGACATTCTTATCCCGCCAGAAGACGTCATGGGCGCGCGGATGGGGTTCGTGGTCGTGGTTGAACTGACCCAACGTCCAACTCGCCGTACTAAAGCGGTAGGGAAAATCGTCGAAGTGCTGGGCGACAATATGGGCACCGGTATGGCGGTTGATATGGCGCTGCGTACCCATGAAATACCTTACATCTGGCCGCAGGCGGTAGAGCAGCAGGTCGCCGGGCTGAAAGAAGAGGTGCCGGAAGAGGCGAAAGTCGGTCGTGTCGATCTGCGCGATTTGCCGCTGGTCACTATTGATGGCGAAGATGCCCGTGACTTTGACGACGCGGTTTACTGTGAGAAAAAACGCGGCGGCGGCTGGCGTTTGTGGGTCGCTATTGCTGACGTGAGCTATTATGTACGGCCGCCAACGCCGCTGGATCGCGAGGCGCGCAATCGCGGCACGTCGGTTTACTTCCCGTCACAGGTTGTCCCAATGTTGCCGGAGGTGCTCTCCAACGGTCTGTGTTCGCTAAACCCGCAGGTTGACAGGCTGTGTATGGTCTGTGAAATGACCATCTCGGCGAAAGGTCGGCTGACCGGCTACAAATTCTATGAAGCGGTGATGAGCTCCCATGCGCGTCTGACCTATACCAAAGTCTGGCATATGCTGCAGGGCGATCAGGATCTGCGTGAACAATATGCGCCGCTGGTGAAGCATATTGAAGAGCTGCACAACCTCTACAAAGTGCTGGATAAAGCGCGTGAAGAGCGCGGGGGGATCTCGTTTGAGAGCGAAGAGGCGAAGTTTATCTTTAACGCCGAACGTCGCATTGAGCGTATCGAACAGACCCAGCGTAATGACGCGCATAAGCTTATCGAAGAGTGCATGATCATGGCGAATATCTCGGCGGCGCGCTTTGTCGAAAAAGCTAAAGAGCCGGCGTTATTCCGTATTCATGATAAGCCCACCACCGAAGCGATCACCTCATTCCGCTCCGTACTGGCGGAGCTGGGGTTGGAGCTGCCGGGCGGAAACAAACCGGAACCGCGCGATTATGCCGAACTGCTTGAATCGATTGCCGACCGGCCGGACGCCGAAATGCTGCAAACTATGCTGCTGCGTTCAATGAAGCAGGCGATTTACGATCCGGAAAACCGCGGGCACTTTGGCCTGGCGTTGCAGTCTTATGCGCACTTTACCTCGCCGATTCGCCGCTATCCGGATCTTTCTTTGCACCGCGCCATTAAGTACCTGCTGGCGAAAGAGCAAGGGAACAAGGGCAACACCACAGAAACGGGCGGTTATCACTACTCGATGGAAGAGATGTTGCAGCTCGGTCAGCACTGTTCGATGGCGGAACGCCGCGCTGATGAAGCGACGCGTGATGTCTCCGACTGGCTGAAATGTGACTTTATGCTGGATCAGGTAGGCAACGTCTTTAAGGGCGTGATTGCCAGCGTCACCGGTTTCGGCTTCTTTGTCCGTCTTGATGAACTGTTTATCGATGGGCTGGTACACGTTTCCTCACTGGATAACGATTACTATCGCTTCGATCAGGTAGGGCAACGTCTGATTGGCGAGTCCGGCGGGCAGACATATCGCCTGGGCGACCGGGTCGAGGTACGCGTCGAAGCGGTGAATATGGACGAACGGAAAATTGACTTTAGCCTGATCTCCAGCGAGCGCGCACCGCGTAACGTCGGCAAAACGGCGCGTGAAAAAGCGAAAAAAGGTGAAAGTAAAAACGCCGGTAAACGTCGTCAGGTAGGTAAAAAAGTTAACTTCGAGCCTGATAGCGCCTTCCGCGGCGAGAAAAAAGCGAAGCCGAAAGCAGCGAAGAAAGACGCGAGAAAAGCAAAAAAGCCATCGGCTAAAACGCAGAAAATAGCCGCAGCGACCAAAGCGAAGCGTGCGGCGAAGAAAAAAGCGGCAGAGTGA
- the yjeB gene encoding putative negative regulator (similar to E. coli orf, hypothetical protein (AAC77135.1); Blastp hit to AAC77135.1 (141 aa), 94% identity in aa 1 - 141) encodes MQLTSFTDYGLRALIYMASLPDGRMTSISEVTEVYGVSRNHMVKIINQLSRAGFVTAVRGKNGGIRLGKPANTICIGDVVRELEPLSLVNCSSEFCHITPACRLKQALSKAVQSFLKELDNYTLADLVEENQPLYKLLLVE; translated from the coding sequence GTGCAGTTAACGAGTTTCACCGATTACGGCTTACGTGCGCTAATCTATATGGCGTCGTTACCAGATGGACGAATGACCAGCATTTCTGAGGTGACAGAAGTCTACGGCGTGTCCCGTAATCATATGGTCAAAATTATCAATCAGCTTAGCCGGGCGGGCTTTGTCACCGCCGTTCGGGGAAAAAATGGCGGTATCCGCCTGGGTAAACCGGCTAATACTATTTGTATTGGCGATGTGGTGCGTGAGCTGGAACCCTTATCACTGGTCAACTGTAGCAGCGAATTTTGCCACATCACCCCTGCCTGTCGTCTGAAACAGGCGCTTTCTAAGGCCGTGCAGAGTTTTCTCAAGGAGCTGGATAACTACACGCTTGCCGATTTGGTTGAAGAGAATCAACCGCTTTATAAATTATTACTGGTGGAGTGA
- the yjfI gene encoding putative cytoplasmic protein (similar to E. coli orf, hypothetical protein (AAC77138.1); Blastp hit to AAC77138.1 (133 aa), 64% identity in aa 1 - 132) codes for MAWTPRTLADALNNIAELDIDIENNESSLIIKMNDYGDLPLAVLFTSQQIVIETYICPVNTIRDTAEFNLFLLRNQKVLPLSSVGITQVKQEEYYVAFGALSLNSSLADVMLEITTLVENALDIAEITQVYSQE; via the coding sequence ATGGCATGGACTCCACGGACGCTGGCGGATGCATTAAACAACATCGCCGAATTAGATATTGATATAGAAAATAATGAATCTTCATTAATAATAAAAATGAATGATTATGGCGATTTACCACTGGCGGTTTTATTTACCTCGCAACAAATAGTTATCGAGACTTATATCTGTCCGGTAAATACGATTAGAGATACCGCGGAATTTAATCTTTTCTTGCTGAGAAATCAGAAGGTTTTACCGCTGTCTTCGGTCGGTATTACCCAGGTAAAACAGGAGGAATATTATGTCGCTTTTGGCGCGCTGTCGTTAAATTCGTCGCTTGCCGACGTGATGCTGGAAATCACCACGCTTGTAGAAAATGCGTTGGATATCGCTGAAATAACACAAGTCTATTCACAGGAATAA